A genome region from Triticum aestivum cultivar Chinese Spring chromosome 2B, IWGSC CS RefSeq v2.1, whole genome shotgun sequence includes the following:
- the LOC123039410 gene encoding phospholipid scramblase family protein C343.06c-like, with translation MFAYAQESRYIIKDPRTPRRKTPVGLIREKSNVILRQLLRTRRPFIAEFTDAKGNEIFTVRRPFRWINSSIYAEVNGKEVGVVHSRWHLWRRNYDLYLGNRQFAVVENPGFWSWSFTLLDEDDNLVAIIDRKIRGVGLEKELDCEY, from the exons ATGTTTGCGTATGCGCAG GAGTCCAGATACATCATAAAGGATCCACGCACTCCTCGGAGAAAAACT CCTGTGGGTTTAATTCGAGAGAAAAGTAATGTCATCCTTAGGCAG CTACTTAGGACAAGGCGACCATTCATTGCAGAATTTACTGATGCCAAGGGTAATGAGATATTCACG GTTCGCCGGCCTTTTAGGTGGATCAACAGCTCCATTTATGCAGAAGTGAATGGCAAG GAGGTAGGTGTAGTCCACAGTCGTTGGCATCTTTGGCGTAGAAATTATGACTTGTACTTAGG GAATAGGCAGTTTGCTGTGGTGGAGAATCCTGGATTTTGGAGCTGGTCCTTTACCCTGCTTGATGAGGATGATAATTTAGTAGCCATAATTGATCGCAAGATTAGGGGAGTTGGTTTGGAG AAAGAATTGGATTGCGAGTACTAG